The segment gcagcagcctggGACACCTGCAGAGCCAGACAAATGATGATggcgtgtgtgagagagagcataaacacaaaaacacgtACAGTAGATGTCATTCCCCAGCTGGCCTGCTGTCAAACTCTACCCAGCCGCACAATTACGCACTCATACTGACTAACTGACACTTTTTTTGCATACAATTTGCAAGCTACGGCACAATACAAATGGGTGGGTCTACTATGTAACTTTTTGAGAGATACTGTCCACCTGTTTTCTTCAGATAACCTACAGTAAGAGGTTAAGCTTTGATAAACTTGTCATTTCTCTCAACCCTTGGACACATAAAGTGGCGGCGATTTTCCCGAACAGAAATAATTTAGCTGACAGCCATTAAACACGGAAGAAACTTTAAACTGCGCGTTGTTTAATCAGTCAGAAACAGGTTTTAATGTCATGTATGTAACGTTGGTGAGCACTTTATTGGCGATATGATGTAAGAGTCCACTCCCTGTCATTTCTGCAACAGTTTGTCTCCGCCATTCAGCAGCAGGTTCGCTCAGTCTtccgtgtttgtgtgtctgtgttgaggGGTTCGTACCTTGATCCTCCGGATACTGGCCTCTAACCGGAGCTGCTTCACGGCCCTCTGAGCGATGATTAAGTTGTTGCTGGCGTTGTTGTTGGACATGACGAAGGCTGTCGGAAAAGAAAAGTTACAGGCTGTTTTATGTAGGCGGCCACCACCGAGCGGAAATTGACCCCAACTGCTCAAAAAGCCTTTAACCCGAGTGGGAAACGTTGGCCCTCAAGTGCCCCGCCCCCTCCGGACCAGCAGGCCATTCTATTGGGCTTTGAGCCTGTCAATCAAAAAAAGTGCAGCAAAAGCCACGCCCCTGTGTACACTGCCTTTATTATGAGTTTGAGCAGAGCAGGAGAGCAGACTGTGACCTTCAGCTGGAGGgtgaacaaccacaacaccaatttggctttattttaatacattacaTGTGAGAGTGAATTTTGTGCTGGGATTAATTGCAAGATAATTCAATGTAGTGATGGAGGAACGCATACTGACAAGTGTCGtggaaaaatcttcaaatgggccaataaaacttcaggtcacccacaactcagtattaaactcaaaacttataagagCAAAACTCAAACaatacactggaagctggtagagttcaatgtgaataggtttactgtgcataaagAGATATAGAGCAAACCGAGGCCTCTATCCCGGGATAAAGAAAAACCTAATACAAAATCATTAAACCTCACATTACATACTTTTCATAACCCCTCCTCTTGTGGAGCTTATTTTCTAGACTTCACCTCATTTTTTAGTTATATTCAACCATCTGGTCATTATTTCTGAGTTCATAAGTGACCTTGATGCTTTCTTGCTAACTCACTGGGAACTGTCTCTTATTGGCATAATGTCATTTTTGCACTCTCACTGGCACATTTGTTTGATCATGGAAAAGCAGTTTTCCACCACACAAGCACAGGACTGAAGTTGTACTGTGCTCATTCTAATAACAAGTAAAACCAGGAACAAGATCACCAATGTTGATACCACCTCATTATAATCATGGAATATTATAAAGGTGGATGCATTATTCATATTACATTTGAATTACCACAGAATAATTTGCTATTTAAGGTATTTCTctaaaaaatagtaataaagatagaaaaatgaaatatatatatatatatatatatatatatatatatatatatgtatgtatgtatgtatgtatgtatgaagtAAAAAGAGACAATGAATAGTAATATGAAGGTGTAAACAGATAATGTAAACAAGTGTAATAGAAAGTGAATAGaagaataaataatgtaaaacagttCTGGGATCAGCAGCATTCTCTATTGATTACTTGATCACATGTGAAAGAGCTTTTAAtggtaaataaaacatttattatgtgGTTTTCTGAATTAACAAGATAATTGCtgcatacatatacacaacagcagcagagagtgtAGCACTGAGAACGTGATCTAACAAAAGATGGGTCCATTTATTTGGTATCGATTCTTTTGATGTTACTATCAATACTGAAAACAGGACTCAATATCAGTAGTATTGATTGGGATTGATCTGCCCACCCCTAAAGCAAACATTATTTATATGGTACATTTCAAAGTGTCttacaggaagaagaaaagtggaaagattgaaataaaagagataagaagaagaaaatatagtAAGACTAAGAATCTACAGCCATGctggcagctctgtgaggtAGGGGTGGATGATGTATACCACAATATTTGGGTGTAATCCAATACCAAGTAGTACCAGGACCATAATCACTGATACCAATATTGATACTTTTTGTTATTAGAAGCAGCACTATCATGTACtacacaacaacagcagagcagcagagagtgtATTCACTAAGACGAGTGTTCATGTGCCAGCAACATGATCTAATGTCAGATGGATCCAATTTTTTAAGGTATCAGTCTGCTCACCCCTACTGTGAGGCTGTAATGCTAaatactgtgtaaaaaaaactttgatatCAGACAGATAAACCAAAATACTGGACAGATTGAAATGTTCACCTGATGATGGCGCCAGATGATAAGTTAAGGGATCTCTAAATTTCACAAGGAAAATgaaatgtctgcaccaaattgcATGGTGATCCATCCAaaagttgtcaagacatttcagtctgagCCATAagtgtcaacctcatggtgcttctagatgaaaagtcacGCAGTCACCAAAGTTAATAATCTTCATCCCATCGACACTGTGGATATCTGTACCAGATTTAATGGCAATTCATCCAGCagttgttgagaaatttcaatctggaccaaagtcaTGCATCATGGTTTGGTTTTacgttttcttttttaactgcTGCATAATCCACCATCaaggttttgtttaaaaaaaggtgacAGTTGACTCTATAATATGGAAAATCCGTTACTGGATCTAAAGTAGAGTCCATGCTATTGTTTAGAAAAAATGTCACAGAGGAAATGAAttgtaaacaaatgtaatagaactttttaaaaaaggaaagtgtTGATAATCACACATCATAGTTGTTTGATGGAATGAACAAGATCATTATAAATAACTGTTaaagatgacaaaaaatgaatagAATCAAATCACTATTGATGCAAAGATTTTGCTCTCAAAATTAATTTTTCCTCACAATTGTCACATTATGATGTTTCACAGATAAGGCTGTACTGAAAATAAGCACAGAGTGGAAGAAAAGTTTTGGTACCttcatttttattatgattCTTACAGTTTATAGAATTGAAGATTAATACAATAGTATGGTGAGATTTAATTATTCAATGTAACCAGttttttataattttacatcttcatgaataataaaaaaaaatcttgaaacaAAATAATATCACAGTACAACACGTGTGCATTGTTACTGTAACCAGTTTACTCCGGTGACTTGTCCCctaaagacaaagacaaaagagaaaaacatgtcattacTCCATATAGTTTATTGTGTTGAGACATCAGCTGCCCTGAGATCAGATTGTAATTCATACTCACAAATGATTGGTCCAATAGTCAGTGGCTTCATAGGAGCAGAGCTTGAAACGGAGCGATGTGTCCTCCTTGTGCAAGGCTGCATGGTAGGAGAGggtggaaaaaataaaagataccATTAAAACCTAGTGTTTAAGCAACACTAATTATGGATTGACAATGCTATTGATAAAGTGACATGTGTGACTCACTGGAACACAGGAGGAGCCCCTCTGGTCACACAGGCTGAGGCTGCAGTGAAGGAAAACATCTCGGTATTCACCCTGGAGCAGGAAGAACAGGGCAGAGAAACGAGCCTTGGAGGATGAGCCGCTCTCAACCACTGACACCTGTCTGCGGTCAGTGGGACACCTGGCAGAGAGGATGAAACAGGTCATCAGTTCCATTTCACATCGCCGTACATTTAACTTTTTCCCCATTTCCACTATACTCCACAGAGCATCTGCTGAGGGACACATACTTGTTCTGGATGAGAGAGTATCGCACAGAATCATCAGGGTTTGATGAATGAGTGGCGTAGCAGTCCTCCAGAACAGCTGCAAAGCTTGGATCTCTCTCGTCCACAGAGACCCCCACGTACAATGGTGAGCCCACTGGCAAGACAACCCGACCTGCTGGATAAGTCTCTGTGAAGTTGGAGTTGCGGAACAGAGACATGGAGGCTCTGGCTTTGGTACCCGAGCCTGAAATGCCACCTGCCAATCTGTcaaaaaacatgctttttgttACGAAAAACCAAGGCATTTCCCCAGCAGGCGTCTATTATTAGTTTATATCAAATAATAGGCAGCACcataaaaatgttctgtcatTAAGTGTCAGCTAGATAGCTTTTTGTATAACCATCACACAGGCTTGTTTAGGTACATCCTTGCTGTGCTGTCTGAAGATTTTGGAGTTTTTGTGCTGTTGTGGTGCACcatgttgtgtttgttaaaCCATAATCAGCGGACGGACTGTTAACTTAGATGGAGGGATCAACTTTACATTAcagcattatgaatattttattagaCTGCTTGCTAAAAAAATATACTGATACTGAAACAGAATTTGTTCATCCcttcaaaaaaggaaaaatgttacATGAACCACCACACTATCTATAATGGATTATTGGGACATCATGTATGTTCATGATGCTGTTACACGGTCTGATTGTTCTGTGAGTGACTGTCTCATTTTGTAATCTTATATATAAAATTGGTTTCATGGAAACTAAGAGGTCTTGATCACAGTTTTACGATTCTGCGTATTACAACATGCAACACTGCTGTTCAGCATGATAGCCCTACAAGTCATTTCAAAAATATTACTATAATAGATTTTATAGACTCCCTGTGGTAGTATTAGAAAAGATATTGTAGCAGACAGCAATGTACGTTTACACTATAATGACTAGTTAAAAGCAACATAGACGTAGACAAGACCAACTTTCATCAGGTTTCCCTTAATTTTTGTGATGTGTCAAAATAATTTACAAGTGTAAAGGGTGAACAATGCCATAGTCCCCTTCAATAAAAGGTTACTCACGCCAGGAACGGTCTGATAGCCACATTCAGGCTGGTGTCTGTGTCCAGGGGATAGGCGCAGGAGAAGGGAAGACTCACAGGAAAGATGGAGGATGTGTTGGTCATTGGATAGATGAATAAACTGTTGGAGTAGATGGCATGTGTGTGGTTGGTCTGAAAGACAAGATGATTAAATTATCAGTCAGTTGAATGATTATGTCAGCTTGAGAGGGTGTGTtattagcagcagcagtgctCGGTCAAGcagttaaaaaaatgtcctttagGAGGAGGACCTGGGTTCAagatactgtaaaataataaatatttagtCCCTGTCACTTCCTGACCTGACCTCCCTGC is part of the Thunnus albacares chromosome 3, fThuAlb1.1, whole genome shotgun sequence genome and harbors:
- the si:ch211-286b5.5 gene encoding guanine nucleotide-binding protein G(I)/G(S)/G(O) subunit gamma-5, coding for MSNNNASNNLIIAQRAVKQLRLEASIRRIKVSQAAADLRNFCLQNASKDPLLVGVPSSDNPFRPPKSCSLF
- the LOC122979100 gene encoding pancreatic secretory granule membrane major glycoprotein GP2-like, with amino-acid sequence MTSSGLNPFSGNLAAHNCSWVRVHNDVVWYEMEAQAGACGNILTTNHTHAIYSNSLFIYPMTNTSSIFPVSLPFSCAYPLDTDTSLNVAIRPFLALAGGISGSGTKARASMSLFRNSNFTETYPAGRVVLPVGSPLYVGVSVDERDPSFAAVLEDCYATHSSNPDDSVRYSLIQNKCPTDRRQVSVVESGSSSKARFSALFFLLQGEYRDVFLHCSLSLCDQRGSSCVPPCTRRTHRSVSSSAPMKPLTIGPIIWDKSPE